The sequence AACACCGTCTGAGACAATCAAGTTCGTGCCCTTGTCTATTATAATCTATCTATGCTGATATTATAATATCAGGACAAAACTCATCGATGATTCAAAACTCCCTCAGCCCAGGTTTCGTGGTCTGATCCATGGGACCGGTATAATTGTTCGTGAAGAGGGTATCCGAGGAATATATCGTGGACTGTTCCCTGTTGTAAGTGCCCAAAGTGCACACAATGGGGCCAATACTTACACTTTATCAATAGATGATGCGCCAAGGGGCCAACTCTGCCGTACGATTCACAACTTATTCGACTCTCAAGCAATTCGTCCAAAGCAATATGCGCTTACGCGAAGGTGTACCACTACCAAGTAGCGTAACTTTTGGAGTAGGTGCAATTGCAGGCCTTGTTACAGTGTATACGACAATGCCGCTCGAGTAAGTTCTTATCATCATTTCATTGCCACGCACATCTCATATGGAGCAGTGTCATCAAGACCCGCATGCAATCCCTCAAGGCTCGCTCACAGTACAAGAACTCATTCGACTGCGCTTACCAGACGTTTGTCAATGATGGGCTCTTGAGCTTCTGGAGAGGAGCTGCTCCTCGCTTAGCCCGATTAATGGCAAGTCGCCTCGAAATTGATGTCCTTCGCTCTACTAATTCATGTACTCACAGCTGAGCGGAGGGATCGTTTTTACAGTATACGAGAAAGTAATAGTGATGCTTGGGGGCAAAGAAGTTGCCTAAAATCACAGTCTATATGGAAGAGTGGGTAACTAGACAAATACACCATGCAGTGTCCCAATTTTTATGACATACTATTACAACAAGCCAAGCAAAATCTGTCTCTATCTATATGAGTGTGTCAGGGATCCCTTCTCGAGCCGTACGCGCTGCCAGACCAGGGAGCATAAATTTCCACGTTGCGCGGTCCGATATGGCGCGCTTGATACGCTCTTCAATCATCTGGTGAATTTTGGGCACATCGGCGAGTTTGGCTCGCGAGCCGAGGAGAGAGGTCGTGCGTAGCTCAAGGTGAAAGTGTGGGGATAAGGTAAGTGTGACCGAGGGAGCAATTGCGGTAGGGGAGGGTGGCTTTATCGTGGCCTAGAAACCCCGGTAGTCAAAAAATTGACCACACATACAAGAGAAAATAAATGCAACTCACGTTGCCGGAGAACAATGATAGAGATAGTGTCAAAGATACGGGAAGTCGCGCAAACATCGGCATCGGATAATTAAACAACACAGATGTCGAAAGTGAGACCGATACCGAATCAATGTAACTCAAATTACATTCTGCGACCTATTCAAAAACTAGATGTCAGTCAATTCGGTCACACGCAAAGAAAAGATAATCTCTCGAAACGTACAAATCCATTCGGGTCATTCAGATCCGGAACAAGTCTCGCCTCGCTAATCCTTGGCGCACTCGTTCCCAAATCAACAGAATGAATAATGATGTTGTCCTGTTCAAAAATCCATGTGTTAGTTTCTATGGTGTTGCGCAATGTATAAAAAGATGCGGACCATAATATCGGATTGCAACGTTGCGTTTGCCCATTTTTCGATTCTGGCCCGTGCAGCCTCGTCCCCGGCACCTCCCTG comes from Rhizoctonia solani chromosome 4, complete sequence and encodes:
- a CDS encoding maintenance of mitochondrial morphology protein 1, with the protein product MSLFSLTPTFTQGLVVGQLSILLLLGVIIRHLFLDSGKTQPVHTPAPLPVRPPPQESEKAKIEEGDWRTGDAETAEWFNLLLNLCVQTYREELKGNLQGGAGDEAARARIEKWANATLQSDIMDNIIIHSVDLGTSAPRISEARLVPDLNDPNGFVAECNLSYIDSVSVSLSTSVLFNYPMPMFARLPVSLTLSLSLFSGNATIKPPSPTAIAPSVTLTLSPHFHLELRTTSLLGSRAKLADVPKIHQMIEERIKRAISDRATWKFMLPGLAARTAREGIPDTLI
- a CDS encoding mitochondrial carrier protein; this translates as MATKKDTKPWQSLAAGTFAGAVEAFVTYPTEFVKTRSQFDGNKVYTQPFISTPNRSSSDVSPLPSKGGPHNDRSKYLESTWYPRILLWVYDRFKRALADKDGKVSAPRSLVAGLGAGMMEAIFAVTPSETIKTKLIDDSKLPQPRFRGLIHGTGIIVREEGIRGIYRGLFPVMMRQGANSAVRFTTYSTLKQFVQSNMRLREGVPLPSSVTFGVGAIAGLVTVYTTMPLDVIKTRMQSLKARSQYKNSFDCAYQTFVNDGLLSFWRGAAPRLARLMASRLEIDVLRSTNSCTHS